From Scatophagus argus isolate fScaArg1 chromosome 2, fScaArg1.pri, whole genome shotgun sequence:
TAATTTAGTCTAGCGGTCCCAAACTAGCGGTTGGGTCTTTCCAAAAGGTCACAGGATAAATTTGAGATGTTGTGAAAAGAGAACATTTACATtaactgctgtaaatattggTGCCATCTGTTCCCTGTTCACTggttatatcttttattctggttgtttttatatttatatagtgttgtttttatatttataacatTAGTATTGTAGGTTATagggcttataccgggaccagggaaactaaattcgttccacctcatgtttctacatgtgtaaaatgacaataaagctccttgaatccttgaaaaaaGCAAACTCTGCCACACAAATTTCTATGAAGTTTTTAGACTCTTAGGCAGAACTTGATTTTGGTTGGGGTCACAACCCAAAACATGCAAGGAACTAGTGatttaattagaaaataaaaatgtattagcTTGCAACAGTTGATTGATTAACTGGTAAGTTGattaaccaaaacaaaaatcaatgacaACCTTTCTGACTGATTCAAAGgtaatttttcaagcaaaaatatcacGTCACAATATATACAGAAGTGTATATATGCTGCTcaagctgaataaataaatgaataagaaCATCTGACTCAGTCTCTAGTCATGTCCTTTACTTTGTTATTACATATTTGAAGGCGTGTAAAGTTTTATAACACTACAGATGTTTTGAGGACGGGACACAAGAGGGGGCTGCTGCTCTGCCAGCTGACCTGAACCATCAGTAATGTGTGTTGCAGCTTCCTAATACTGCAGCATATTTGTATTTCAGACAAAGTTTTCATGTccaacattcatttttaagagcagtagaaatgtgttgttgtcatGACGGCTGTGGGCTGTAACAGAGATGAGAAGATAttgaaagagacagaagcaaAACCATCTACAAGGCAGTGGAGACAGTTTGAAGGAGGCAGATCCCGTGTTGAACAAGAACAAGGCAGACATCTCATATTATCAATGTTATTgctcagtcactcagtcagcTTTctcatactgtactgtacaagGAATTCTACATCAGCTGGGAGCAAAGAGGACTTAATGGTGCTGAGAGTATTTACAGCAACAGGGCAGTGTATGAGAGACATCACCTGAATcagcagctcccctcagctttaCAGCTTTGGTTCAATTTCAGCTTCAAATGATCGTTAATGTTGCCTCATGTCTGCGAGATTTGTAAATAAGTAACTAATgtcaatgtttttcttgtttctgctgcccccaagtggccaaaacaTTAGTTGCGGGTTGAAAGATAAGAGCAATAACAGATTAGAGAGCAATAACATCACACTCATTGTTAAACTGTATTATATCAGATTtggttttgtgctgtttttttacatctggtgcaaaaaaagaaaatctacacAGCAAGCTGAAAACGCAAGATGGCAGGTTAACATCTGACAGCTGTGCTTTTTTCAGCAAAAGTACATTCTGAATTTAGatccaaaacaacatttttatgaatttaAAGTCATATTTTTGATAAGTTATGGTTTGGTCTTGAGACACAATCTCTTTATCAGCTAGCTGACGATGACTCCGTTTTCCATTTAATGCAGGGTGGATGGCATTTGGTTGGAGGCAGTGGGTTGAGACACTGAGGTAAACGTGGCTAAGTCCCTTCAGGCTCTGTCTCCTGGAATATGATTTATTCCACCAGTCACACTCTGCATTTAGAACTGGGCCAAACAGCTTCCTCACTCTGGCATTTCACTAAAGTTGACTCCTTTGAGATGAGACACAGTATACAGAAAGAGATGAACTtatcagatttaaaaaacacatgcagcatgtgtttcctctgttaTTATTTGATGGATAAGAATTAAAACGCGGCTGACATCAGTGTAGAGCTGATGAAACAGTCGtagctctttttctctctcttctcacatCAGTCAAAATAATGCCAACAGTAACCGCAGTCCCAAAGACAACCACGGGAATCAGGAACAGCCAGGACCGTGTGTTAGTGTCTCCTATGGGAAACATTTAGCATCATGAGGAGAACACGCtgacacattgtgttttactgagaaTATGAAAATAGGAGAATCAGTCTTACTTGTGACGTCCATCTTGTTCTGTCCACCACAGGATATCACAACATTGACTAGAAGAGTCTTCTGTTCAGCAGGGTTTGCAGCCACACATCTATAAGAGGAGCTGAAATCCTGTTGGTGTacagtgagaggcagagagagagcgacGCTGCTCTGATTCACTTTGTCCTCGTCTCTGTACCACAACAGAGTCGTCTCTTCAGCTTTCTCCACAAAGCACAGCAAGGTGCAGCTCTCAGCACTCACATTCAGTGTGATCACTGTAGGAGTTGGGACAGCCTCTGGAGAGGAGAGTTTTCACACAGCACTCTTTAAAGGCTCAGTTCACGTGCTGTGCTGCccaacattaatattaatatattaatattaaaaatacattaaatgcattttacgATAATACATTAACTTTAAAAGCTCAGTATGCAAAACTATACCAAGTGAAGTTTTTCTTACCATACACTGTGATTCTATAAGTTCTAGGGAACAAGCTTCCTGTTTTACTGTCAATATGATAAATCCCTGAGTCGTTCCTCTGTAGTCTTGTGATTGTAAAGAGTCCAGTGTTGTTGTTCCAGAGAACTTTATTCTTGTAAATTTCATAAGTCTTGAACTTCCTCTCAGTCACCATAGCAAGAATCTTTCCTCTAAAGGTGAGAAATCCCTCATCCATCACAGAGTCAGGTATAGTGATGGACCCTCCCTCTGTGCCTGTCAAGTTCTTCACTTCCTCAGCATCAGATGAGACTGTCACTGTCAAATATAAACAGATACAACGTTTAGCACAGGTCACAAGTTATCATTTATAgaaaactgcagtgtttaaaattatgaagacatttttaaacgATTCCCACATGTGCAGAAAACTTCCTGTGCTGCTTTAGCAGGTCATCCCTGACAGATTCATAGTAAACAGagtaaacagagacagacaaacaataaaCTGGAACACAGCTCTTCAGGCAGTCATGACCGACaggtaataataacaataatatgaaaaagaagaagaagaactttatttgtatttgtctgctTGGGTCACCATACAAATCATAGTTGTgaataagaacaaaagaaaataaaacacaacaagcacaaaagTCACAGTAACAGGTTAAGGTGAGGTTAATCTCCTCAAGCAGGATATTCCAGAGGTTTGGGACAAAAGACGAGCTGACCTGAAGTCAGCAGCCTGGACGGAGGAGCAACTAACAAGGACAGGTTAGAGGCTCCCAGGTCATGACTTGGAGCATAACGAGTCAGTAGCTCTATAATAAAACTGAGGGTCAGACCATGTTTGGTGTTACAAGTTATGAAAAGAACTTTTAAATCAATCCTGGCAACTAGTTAAAGGAGGAGAGAGTTTTTGAGACCCACAAATGGTCTTAAAATATGAGAAGCAGAATTCTTGATTAGCTGAAGCTGAGCCACTGCTGCTTGACTGGAAAATTTCAACAGGGATTGTGATAGTCGAGACGCAATAAGACAAAAGTGAGCATAAGCCTTTCTAAGTGGAAAAGCTTATCTTAGTCACAAACATACAATACAAGCaacgtttttttttctacaatttttattattttgttattaaaagATGCTGAAGCTGATTTAAAGCTTGTTTTATTACAATCCTCTCTCTTGGTTCCTGGACTTACTGCACTTAAAGCAAGTGATGCTTCCTGagtcatttttaataaacaccACAGATTCTAACAGTATACCACTGACCATTTAGCTTGTTTACATATGGACAATACAGTCGGTTctatttgtttatgtattttgtattgtattttgttgtatatatttctgtatttttttcagttcaagGTGGCACATTTATTACACACTGAAGATTTACACAGTTATCATTAACATGCCACAGAAACTATTTATATGAATTGAAAGTGGATTCAATTCATACTGAATTAATgcttaaattgaaaataaaacttgGATCTGTGCACCATTTCAGTCATCCACACATTTTCTAACCAGCTtcaccaaaatgaaatattagtCAGTCAATGTTGAAGATGCAGGTTtggtttaaaatgacatttaaaggaCTGAACAGATTCAGCAGAAATTATTCAAAATTATTCACACACATCTCTCAACACGTAAACACTGAACATCACACTAACAAGTTACATCAGTTATGTCCATAAAGAGTTACCTGTGAAAACGATGAAAGTCATCATGTGGAACTTCATGGTTGTTTTTGGATGTCAGACCTGAAACTTTGTGAGAAAgctgaaacatgtttgtgtcaCTCGTGAGTAGAGCTTTGTTTCAAATCAGACACAAGCATCATCACCGCAGCTTCCTGTCCAACCTCCCCAAAGTTAAATGCTTCATTAACCCCTAAAGATCTTAGCAgtaaaattactgaaattactattattttcacgagaatttctttgttttatattagtAATGCTTGTATAATTCATTTCACACCAGGACATCTGTCTTCTGCCGTCTGCAAGGCTTCCACACAGTGCCAGTAACATTAGTTGCAGTAATACTAAATTCGGTAAAGGAAAATGTCAATTTCTTGTTCATGAGATGAAATGTCCACACTGAGGGTAGAAGCTGTCAGTTATCAACTTTATCAGCTGACAACAAGGAAGTTTGTGTTCATCATCAGGAAGAATAAGAAGCATATTTCATACAAAACAAGATTTTCATTTGAACTAATGTGTTTCCCATTCAAAACGTCCGTGTTCAGAAGGAACACATCTTCAATGTGCAAGCAGCAACACGAGAGACCCAGCAAGAATCGTTCATTCAATCTACTTCACACGCGACACTGACTGCACAAGTTTATCAAGAGAGATTAACCCAACCCTCTCTATATATGGCTCTTAATTTAATCACTACAGCAGGGGTGTCCAAACTCTTTGCAAAGAGGGCTGGATTTGATAAAGTGAAGATGCCCGGGAACCAATAGttccttttgacatttttctcaaCCACAAAAGTTACATGCAAATACACGCTGTTATAAAACAATTTTCATTGTCACAAGTATCTTTATCATTCAAGTGGCAAAGCAACCAAATGAGCCACTCAGGCAGACGTGAACAactctaaaaacattttcatgtctggAGAGTCAGATAACATTGAACAAACTGTGTGTACCTTAAATTTCCATGAGTTTGATTAATATCTTTGCCTCatgatcattttaaacatgagtTATAAGTAATGCATGCAATGTTGTCTGTTACcattaaagtttaaaacaagTGAATTTTGCTCTTGTCTTTCACAAGGTctttcagaaaataataatttgtgtcaCATCTACAGGTACATAACATTAACAGTGATAACCAAATTATATTCAAGAGTTCAATAAAATAAGTGCCATAAGTCCAAGTGCATTAGTGTGCTTTTGGCTTTTCTCTGTTAATAGTGACAAATGTTACCCTTCAAAACACTCAGTTTCACatttgtactacctccagaactatatttattttacttatcttattttaatttgtcttaccttattctattttattttattttattattataaattatgttactcattcttatgttctatgtatgcaccaatcaccaaaacaaattcctagtaatgtgaaacctcttcacttacgTGGCAATAAAgacttctgattctgattctgaataagcaaatgaacagatgaagagaaatGCAACATGTCCTTTTCATGGACATGTTGCATTTCATGGAAATGAGCAGAGAAGGGTTCGCGGCAAGGAGGCAGAGCCAGATAGCATTAAAGCGATAGAGGAATTACATTTGAAagttttatgatttatttattctgtttgacAGAGCTAGGTGTTCTCATTTAGGGTTTCTTACAGGGCTGAGGATTTGTGAGTCTGGGTTTGttatttctgccattttttttttctaaaaggTAACTGAAAAAACTGCACTGTGCATAACGAGCACTGTAGAGTGCATGTGAAGCCAGCTGCATTAGCTGATCCAGTTTCCAATCTTGTTATTGCTGACCAGCCAAACGAGTTACCACCTGTCATGCTGTCGAATCCTGATTTAAGTTCCTACTTGCCTTTTATTTCAAAAGGTTGTGTGTCTCTTGTTGCTAGTGATGAGGAGACGCCTGTGATATTACAGGACAGAGGAGCATTCAActcatttgtctttaaaatcaACCACTTTCAATGACCTTTTTCAGTGAACTTTTTTGTAAATGCACTCTGCAtagctctgactgactgaagatATGACAGTGAATACAACGGTGTGTTTGTATTCATCAAGCCTTTCATTCGAGAAGCTACTCTCACCATCAGTGGTGTTCAGGATGAGCCCCACAAAAGACATGACATAACATAATTTGCTTTGGTGACAGAACGTGTGGTGGCGTTTCTTCTCTTTGGAGCAACAGTGTAGAAGTTTTAACTGGACAATCAACAAATAAGTACCATGATGAAGAATGTCACCATCCACAAAAacatggttatttatttatttaatgtgtgagtgtgtgtgtgtgtgtgtgtgtgtgttaggtaAAGTTGCATCCTCAAAAATACAGGGCAATGTGCaaatatgcatattttacacacttattttaatttcaaacaaaaaatgatatGGGTTTTACAAATGTAGCGTTTGTTTTATTtcgttattttgtttttattgctaaCATCTTATCAACCTGGTCTTTATCTGAGCTCCAGTCCACTGAGCACACACAGCGGtttatgaaatatttgttttgtatgtatggtatttttttgacagtttagAAGACTCTGCTTGGCttggagaggacagaagaggggTTTCCTTTGGTTTGAtgtttgactgcagctgtggTCTGACTTCACATCTCCACTATTTATTTAACAAGCCATTATTTCCCCACCCTGCCTCCTAGCCAGCCTTATCTTTTTACAAACTGCAGATGAGACTATTTTTCACATACTAATATACagttttttctgtcagtctgttttctcctcacctctcttATTTTTCATTGACTATTTTATTAAGACTTTAAGAATGTGACACTGAATTTGGCTGGTGCAtttgaaaaacagtaaaaaaaaaaaagatttcagctTTTTCCGTCTTACTCAACCTCTAAACATAAATGTAGTGAGTCATTACATGCTTCCTGTTTAATGTATCAATGCTGTGTTTTATAGCCACTGTGTCTGACCAACAGCAGGTGGTACTTTTTCAAAGAATGAGGGTGGGAACAACTACGACTACAACTAAGGTGACTACATGAAAAGCTGGTTTTCACAGATTTGGTTTTAGGTAGTAGTAGTCAGGCACAGGTTTGTGAAAGTGAGGTAgcagaaaaatgtaataattcagTAAAGTTACAAAGAGCAGATTATAAAAAGCAATATGCTCCTAACTTTAATTTGCTACAGAACAGCTTTACTCTTTCAGAGAGTTGTCAGTCACTCACTTGAATGaccaacaccacaaacacagcaataacaaaaaatatcacTTGTACAATCTGTCAACACCAGCAGTCACACAGGACTGACTGCATTTTGTGTGAGAACCTGACAGAAAATCCTTCTTTGTGGTCAGTTtctaaagaaatgaaagcaagcTATGTGTAGTTGTTGTGGTTGGTAATATCTTAAGCAGGCTTTAACTCACTACGCCGAGCTGTGGTAGACCAGAGGGTTTGAAAGACTGGACAGCAACAGCACATCTTCTGCTTTAACTGCCTTTAAGTCTGACTGCAAGTATGACAGGAAGAGGTATCTGGTTTCCCTTCTGTAACAAACAACTTTCCACCACACATCATGCTGCAGTCAGAAGAAATATGTTTAGAGAAAATGGTGCTTTAAATGCTTTTGTGCATAGGATTTGAATTTGATTGAAATTATTAAAGAACTATACTTTCTGGACTGATATCAAGTATATTTCTTTCCTGCAGAGAACTGCAGAGAGTACAGCGTGAGCATCATTTCATACAACACAAAGTCAGAAATTGTTACCGAAATGTTAAGTGATGTTACAAAGTAGCAATGTTAGTCATTGTTATCAAGATTATGCTGGCTGGCTAGCTAGCCAGCTCAAGCATCGCTAATTTCTCACATTAATGTTCCAAACATAACACTGATTTGAGGAATTGTTTCTATGCTTTATTGGGTAAAGTTAGGTGTCCAGTGAGAAAACAGTAGTGGTGGGGGGTAGGGAACAACCATGATCTAACTGTGAGCCCTGAACAAGAGAGAGCACAGCGATATCATCTGAAAGTTTCAGCAGCTGGCTACCCTTATTACAAGAACTGCAATGAGCCATGAGGCACAACTATGTAGCACCTGGTCCTTTTGATAGTCGATTCGAAGTAGTTGTGCAACTTCCCTGGTGGTCTAGTGGTTAGGATTCGGCGCTCTCACCGCCGcggcccgggttcgattcccggtcAGGGAACatgtcttttgtttattttgatttttggtacGTTTTCTTACGTTCACGTTTAAGATCCTATTTTACCACtaacttttaaatgtttgtttatttattgacaCTTCAGTAATTTGTTCTCCATAGCAGTTACATTACTTATGGTGAAAACAGCTGGTACTATTTTATATGTACACTGAAGGTGTGACACCATCGACGACAGTATACTGCCACAGCGTCTCCACCTAAACATTACACAAAGCACTTAATTGTAACCTGTTAACTGAAACAGTGACTCATGGATCGATTTTCCAAAGCATATCTTGATTTTAACAAAACACTCAACCATATatttattactgttgttgtagGACAAATGATTTACGAGGGGCGCTATGTAAGCTTTGGAGCACTGTGCTAGTAATTTATTGACTCCTTTGAACTGTGTGTACAAAACTTACTGTTACTCAAATGTGGAGAGCAAAAAAGGTATGTCCTTCGAGCCGGATTCGAACCAGCGACCTAAGGATCACTGCTTTATGCACCTACAGTCCTccgctctaccaactgagctatcGAAGGGACATGCGCATGAAGCAGTGGCACAGCATTTTTGCAAGGAGACTGCACAATACATGAATACATCTTTaacaatattatatatatctataatatatttatatctattatctatctatcatatatgtgtctcttttttttaaaaataactttacaTTTTAACGCTTAGTTGACGGATACAATTCGAACACAACAGGtaagtttcattcattctttattttttgtcgTGTATTAATCACTCATACTCCAGCAATTAATTTGCACTATATACACTTAGCTTTTTCTCATCCCATGTTCTATGGTCTCTCTCCCATAACAGCACATTTTATCACCTCTTTCCCATCCTACAACCCATAAGCAAGATGGAAGTCCCTTATCCATGGACTTGTGGTGGAGGTATTGCCTTCAGTAGGGATGAGAACTGCTGATGGGAAAGAAATCCACATTTAAAGACGTGATAAAACTGACATAGTCATTAGTCGCAGCTGTTCGCTACATCGCTCTAATGGTTTCAGACACTGCACACCCTGGATGAAagcctttattttcttccaaAGACACTTGAGGTTCATGttaataatttgtctttttaactcGGCAATAACAAAATCACATACTGAATTACTGATCACACAGAATCAGCGTTTCCCCAAGTCGTTGTGCAATGTTTGGACTaacagagcaagaaaaaaaacctgctaCAACATAGGAGGAAATGGCGATTTTCTAACATCTCACAATGCTTAGAacaatcattttcatcatcttaCCAGCATTTGAACATTCTGCTGTGGACATTTGACCAAAGCCATCAACAAATCTACCACAAAACCTTTCAGGGCCACAAATATTCAgtgcagaaaagcagcaggacagatgatatgcagaaaatgaaagtatTCTTTACCTCACAGAAGAGCAAGGGTACAAGGGTTTGACTTGTTATTAAAATCATTACATTTCACACTCAGATAAAGTCTACCATCAAATTCCTTTTCCAAAGAAAAGATGACGCGAATCAGCTTAACTTCTGTACACAATGGAAAAAAGACTTTGTATTGAACAATACTGTCTCTGTAATCCAActgtaacaaatgaaaaagggCATAATtaatacaacataaaataaatgtacaaaaccaaaaaaaggcaATTTACTCTATGATAGTGTCAAGAAAAATGCtattaaaaagcaaagatgtaactatatttcatataaaaaaaGTTACCATATAGGGAGTACCATCATTGGAGATAAAGGATGATGTGGTTCCCATGGAGTACCAAAATAATACCCTAAACCAGGAGGACACAGGATGTTGGTAgtatacacagtacacagattctctttctcactctctctctctcactctcacacacacacaccaacagggCTTGTAATAAGGGGGTCATTTACAGACCCAACTCAGAGACTGGGCAGTGTTTTATCAGTCAGGAGGGGTAGAGACAAGAAGAGCAGAGTTGGTCAGGTGAGATGATGCTTCCTATTATCCTGTGGTGGCCAATAATCACATATTAAAGGCCCCACATTGTGGAACCTTTGTAGTCTggcattttctttgctttcactTCTGTGGTGCAGGTGCTAAAAAAATTCTGTTTGAGATGTACTTTCTAGAAAAATCAGATCTATACAAATATTTACTTCAGTAATTAAGATTCTCACAGAACATCATGGCATTGCCGGTCTCTGATTGGCCAGCATGGAAACTTGTTTGGCCTTCTGGTACTGTAAACTGGTCTGACTGGACAGATTTCAATGCTGTGAATCAGGAGCAAGTCCACATGTGATCTGTCCCGGCCATTGGTGTTAAACTGGCGAACTTTGTTTGAAGTTATAATGAGGCGTGAGGTCTTCCGTGGGTTTAATCTTGGGGTTAAGATTTGCTAGTTTATTGAaaaatcacaacacaaaacactgtgtgtgatgTAGGATATAAGGTGTCACCCATGGGTGAAATATGTATCTAGGGAATCCCTTAAAACTGGTTGTTTGGACTGGATATCGAACATTCCAAGTAAGAATGAAGAACACTTTAATCCATATTAACTTGATCACACGTGTGAAGACAATTTCCATTTACATCAATATGGGGCCTTTAACAGATCTGACTGCCAACAGCATCCTTGTCTGTTGTGGGTTTTAAATTTGAAGAATGGTGGTACTCATATGCCCAGCAACCTTACTGGTACTGTGTGGCATTGGGCTCACCAAACCATAACTTCTGCTTCTGTTCTACCTCTTGTCCTGCACCTTCCAACCCTCTGCCCAATCTGAGGGGTTTTCTGGCTGTAAGACCAGCCCCAGGCTCTTAGTTCATTCCTTTCTGACAGTGAAGCTCAAGCAACTAAAACATTTAGGCCTTGAAGCAAATCTTCAGCACTTAATTATAGGCAACCTCCAAAAATAGTCATCTTCATCAGGTGTTTATCACATTCTCACTTTGTCTCACTGATGCACAAAAGCTTTCACATCCACTGAAACCAATGAACGCTCAAAAgggacaaaaataaagatatgaAAATACTGGTACCTGTATAGCTAAGGTTAACTTGTACCACAGTGGCTCAATAGTAAGACTCCAAATAGACCCAAATGATTAGGTCTTGGTTTGGTCTTTTGTCATTTCACGCACAATCATAATCATAGGTCATACAAAAAACCTATCAAGTCAAAAATAAGAGGTAAAGAATGGAATGACATTAAATGAGGATTATAGTAACAATggttaaaaaaatgacacaggTGGATCACTCGTAGTAACGATTTGATTTGTTCCAGTAGCTTGCAGACTGAGGTGTCATTCATCAATGTCACCACAAGAGGGAGCAACAGCACAACACTTCAACCACAAACAAGCAGGTGGTTTGAACAAAGCAAGCAcatggtctctctctcttccccttcaTCACTCTTGGTTCACATGTGATTTAATAGCTAAAGTACCTGTTAAGCACCATACAAGTTAATTTTACTCTACTCCTATCCTAGGCTACATTCGTACACCACCCGGCTGTCTTTCTGTTACCTTACCCCtactccccctcccccaccactccaacttctgtctctttttcctttcttctttctttcccagTTTTCACTGAACTGCTCTGGAGTCTTACTTAAAATCTTTTCCTGGTTATGCTTTCTCTCAGTAAAGTaaacttgtttttgtccaaaatgttaGTACCGATTCATTCTCACTTGTAGTACCTATCATTTTAGTAGCAGAAACCACGAGTGCCAttcttctgttgcttttctttctgtgctgcagctaCCGCACACTCCCT
This genomic window contains:
- the LOC124065621 gene encoding uncharacterized protein LOC124065621, yielding MDEGFLTFRGKILAMVTERKFKTYEIYKNKVLWNNNTGLFTITRLQRNDSGIYHIDSKTGSLFPRTYRITVYEAVPTPTVITLNVSAESCTLLCFVEKAEETTLLWYRDEDKVNQSSVALSLPLTVHQQDFSSSYRCVAANPAEQKTLLVNVVISCGGQNKMDVTRDTNTRSWLFLIPVVVFGTAVTVGIILTDVRRERKRATTVSSALH